CGGCACGCGGTCGGTCGGCAGGCACCGATAGGCCGCGTCGAGGCGCTCGCGCGAGGTCATGTGGGGCCGCGTGGCCATGTGTTCTCCTTGCGGGGCACTCTATCATGAGCAGCGCAAGCGGTCAATGGAGGGTGCGTGACGTGATACGTGATGCGTGAGAGGCCAGAGAGCGCGGGGCCATGCACTTCCTGCTCTTCTCACGCCTCACGTTTCACGCATCACGACTGGCCGCCTCGAAGTGGTTTGCAAATCGCTGGGGAAAACGTATAATGACGGGTAATCTTGTTCCGGGGCGTAGCTCAGCTTGGTTTAGAGCGCAGCGTTCGGGACGCTGAGGTCGGTGGTTCAAATCCACTCGCCCCGATTCTCGAAGAAGTCCTTCCGGCGCACGCCGGAAGGCTTTTTCATGTCGGAGGGAGGGGATCGGGCCGGAACTCCCCAAGGTCTGCCAACACTTCATCTGCCTCGGCTAGGTCCTGCGGCGGCGAGCCGGGGCGCTGGAGGGCCACGACGCGCATGCCGGCCGCCTTGGCCGAGAGCACGCCGGCACGCGAATCCTCGAAGGCCACGCAGTCCTCAGGGCGCACGCCCAGCCGCTCGGCGGCCAGAAGGAACGGCGCGGGGTCGGGCTTGCCGCGCGGCACATCCTCCGTGCCCAGGTAGAACCGCACCAGGCCGGCCACGCCGAGGAACTCCAGCATCTCGCCCACCAGCCGCCGGGACGAGCCCGACACCACAGCCACGGGGTGCTCGGCGGCGAGGCGTTTGAGCAGGGCGATGGAGCCGTGAATGCGGATGTCGGTTTCGCCCCTCGCGCGGTCGAAGGCCAGGCCCATCTGCCGCTCGAGTTCGGCGGCGGTGGGGAAGGCGTCGGGGTAGTCGCGCAGCAGCTCGGCGCGGATTTCGCCCCACGCCCGGCCGTAGATGAGCGCGACGGCCTGTTCGTGGGTGACGGGGTGGCCCGCGTCGCGCAGCACCGCCTCGGCCGCGGCCACCCACAGCCGCTCCGTGTCCA
Above is a genomic segment from Planctomycetota bacterium containing:
- a CDS encoding HAD family phosphatase, with the protein product MRAFLFDLDGTLVDTERLWVAAAEAVLRDAGHPVTHEQAVALIYGRAWGEIRAELLRDYPDAFPTAAELERQMGLAFDRARGETDIRIHGSIALLKRLAAEHPVAVVSGSSRRLVGEMLEFLGVAGLVRFYLGTEDVPRGKPDPAPFLLAAERLGVRPEDCVAFEDSRAGVLSAKAAGMRVVALQRPGSPPQDLAEADEVLADLGEFRPDPLPPT